In Arachis hypogaea cultivar Tifrunner chromosome 2, arahy.Tifrunner.gnm2.J5K5, whole genome shotgun sequence, a genomic segment contains:
- the LOC112734701 gene encoding uncharacterized protein has translation MARSATIPFPILDFIPVGFRFKPTDEELVSYYLNHKLLNDNFPINIIPDIDLCKVEPWQIPALSKIKSDDPEWFFFSGRDYKYGKSKRSNRATKGGYWKATGQDRYIKERGTTNVIGSKKTLVFYSGRVPNGVKTNWVIHEYHATTFDDSQRNFVLCRLMKKAERKSEDGTDAQACDEGEPSTHMEEADESVPSMFESPDVDMGSIFHTLPQDGSSSQHSPVSIEQQESFPFSPSENYYLVNEDRSMHIQFETNEEKQDAEKFADSILDGGSIAMFEERQQHHTFMNNHLRSVPSMRVCYESSDTDAEVVSRRAGSREYHVSKMVQSSHSAACTDKTRSISSEDFWGVDSSSCDSNADKPFEISSIEISSPPSALSRSKNQYNPRLSQTHRKVSSNAIPHLEDKKKLTTVEQSRRDQEKAQKTSPGKKLETRSSDVNRIGSFIHLEPCSSSESLTPRAVYLVNVVIGILLLLAISWDVLSC, from the exons atggcTAGAAGTGCCACAATTCCATTTCCAATACTTGATTTCATTCCTGTTGGATTCAGATTCAAGCCAACAGATGAAGAGCTTGTGAGCTATTACCTCAATCACAAGCTCCTAAATGACAATTTTCCAATCAATATTATCCCTGACATTGATCTTTGCAAGGTTGAACCTTGGCAAATTCCAG CATTATCAAAGATAAAATCGGATGATCCAGAATGGTTCTTCTTTAGTGGACGTGATTACAAGTATGGAAAGAGCAAAAGATCAAACAGGGCAACCAAAGGAGGATATTGGAAAGCCACAGGACAAGATAGATACATAAAGGAAAGAGGAACTACCAATGTAATTGGGAGCAAGAAGACACTGGTTTTCTATAGTGGCCGTGTTCCTAATGGTGTCAAAACCAATTGGGTTATCCATGAGTATCATGCTACTACCTTTGATGATAGCCAG AGGAATTTTGTTTTGTGTCGCTTGATGAAGAAAGCCGAGAGAAAATCCGAAGATGGAACTGATGCACAAGCTTGTGATGAGGGGGAACCTAGCACTCATATGGAAGAAGCAGATGAGAGTGTCCCAAGT ATGTTTGAGTCGCCAGATGTGGACATGGGTTCGATCTTCCACACACTGCCTCAAGACGGATCATCATCACAGCACTCTCCAGTCAGCATTGAACAGCAAGAATCCTTCCCATTCTCCCCATCTGAAAATTATTACCTTGTAAATGAAGATAGAAGTATGCATATACAATTCGAAACAAACGAAGAGAAGCAAGATGCTGAGAAATTTGCGGATTCGATTTTGGATGGTGGAAGTATAGCTATGTTTGAAGAAAGACAGCAGCATCATACTTTCATGAATAATCACCTCCGCTCGGTCCCATCAATGAGGGTATGCTATGAAAGCAGTGACACAGATGCTGAAGTAGTCTCTAGACGG GCTGGTTCAAGAGAATACCATGTATCAAAAATGGTTCAATCATCACATAGTGCTGCGTGCACAGATAAAACTAGAAGTATCTCTTCAGAAGACTTTTGGGGAGTGGATTCATCTTCATGTGACTCAAATGCAGATAAACCTTTTGAGATCAGTTCTATTGAAATTTCTAGTCCTCCATCGGCTCTAAGTAGATCGAAAAATCAATATAATCCGAGGCTATCTCAAACACATAGGAAGGTTTCAAGCAATGCAATTCCCCATCTTGAG GATAAGAAGAAATTGACCACTGTGGAACAATCAAGAAGAGATCAAGAAAAAGCTCAAAAAACTAGTCCAGGAAAGAAGCTAGAAACCAGAAGCTCTGATGTTAATAGAATTGGTAGTTTCATCCACCTAGAGCCGTGTTCGTCGAGCGAAAGCCTGACTCCACGAGCGGTATACCTTGTTAATGTAGTTATTGGGATTTTGTTGCTTCTAGCCATTAGTTGGGATGTGCTATCTTGTTAg